A window of Phycobacter azelaicus contains these coding sequences:
- a CDS encoding ABC transporter ATP-binding protein gives MSGNPYQDDRGNKDATITNPHGAGTMQPAHRKSGPTTKVEGDSPFLIGDCMTGGYGKGPDILHDCTIAVNPGEIAVIVGPNGAGKSTAMKAVFGMLNVRSGSVRLDGEDITQLTPQDRVVKGMGFVPQTSNIFTSMTVEENLEMGAFIRTDDFSGTMEQVYHLFPILKEKRNQPAGELSGGQRQQVAVGRALMTQPKVLMLDEPTAGVSPIVMDELFDRIIEVARTGLPILMVEQNAKQALEIADKGYVLVQGRNAYTGTGQELLADPEVRKSFLGG, from the coding sequence ATGAGCGGCAACCCGTATCAGGACGATCGCGGCAACAAGGACGCCACGATCACCAACCCCCATGGCGCGGGCACAATGCAGCCCGCCCACCGCAAAAGCGGCCCCACCACAAAGGTCGAGGGCGACAGCCCCTTCCTGATCGGCGATTGCATGACCGGCGGCTATGGCAAGGGGCCGGACATCCTGCATGACTGCACCATCGCCGTGAACCCCGGCGAGATTGCCGTGATCGTCGGCCCCAATGGCGCCGGCAAATCCACCGCGATGAAGGCGGTCTTTGGCATGTTGAACGTGCGTTCTGGCTCGGTACGTCTGGATGGTGAGGATATCACCCAGCTCACCCCGCAGGACCGCGTGGTCAAGGGGATGGGGTTTGTACCGCAGACCAGCAACATTTTCACCTCGATGACGGTGGAGGAAAACCTGGAAATGGGCGCCTTCATCCGCACCGATGATTTCTCGGGCACGATGGAGCAGGTCTATCATCTCTTCCCGATCCTGAAGGAAAAGCGCAACCAGCCTGCCGGGGAGCTGTCGGGCGGTCAGCGTCAGCAGGTGGCCGTGGGCCGCGCGCTGATGACCCAGCCCAAGGTCCTGATGCTGGATGAGCCCACAGCGGGCGTCTCTCCCATCGTCATGGACGAGCTGTTCGACCGCATCATCGAGGTCGCCCGCACGGGGCTGCCGATCCTGATGGTGGAACAGAACGCCAAACAAGCCCTTGAGATCGCGGACAAAGGTTATGTCCTGGTCCAGGGCCGCAACGCCTATACGGGCACCGGTCAGGAGCTACTGGCCGACCCCGAAGTGCGCAAATCCTTCCTGGGGGGCTGA
- a CDS encoding branched-chain amino acid ABC transporter permease, which produces MSDTVKHSLLFAFVGLLILLEGSTTFGGIFSGSWNSALVILNMGLISAIMALGVNLQWGFAGLFNVGIMGFTALGGLAVVLVSTNPTPGAFAAGGMGILMALVMGALTVVGAVAIYKFMKPGLARTLVLLAVLIVGFFVYRAIFDPSVEAVEAINPALEGNLGGLGLPVLLAWPAGGLLAAGAAWLIGKTALGLRSDYLAIATLGIAEIIISILKNEDWLSRGVKNVVGLPRPVPYEVDLQNDPSFVERAASFGLDPVEGSTIFVKLGYSILFTVVLLALLWMAQMALRSPWGRMMRAIRDNEVAAEAMGKDVTRRHLQIFVLGSAICGLAGAMMTTLDSQLTPGTYNPLRFTFLIWVMVIVGGSGNNFGAVLGGMLIWFFWIKVEPMGIELIKLLTTFMADDNWLKGHLIENASHMRLFTMGLILLLVLRFSPRGLIPEK; this is translated from the coding sequence ATGAGCGATACAGTGAAACACTCCCTGCTGTTCGCCTTTGTCGGGCTCCTGATCCTGCTGGAGGGTTCAACGACATTCGGCGGCATCTTCTCGGGTTCCTGGAACTCGGCGCTGGTGATCCTCAATATGGGGCTGATCTCGGCCATCATGGCGCTGGGGGTGAACCTGCAATGGGGCTTTGCCGGGCTGTTCAATGTCGGCATCATGGGCTTTACCGCCCTTGGCGGCCTTGCGGTGGTGCTGGTCTCCACCAACCCGACGCCGGGCGCCTTTGCCGCTGGCGGCATGGGCATCCTGATGGCGCTGGTGATGGGCGCGCTGACGGTTGTGGGCGCGGTTGCCATCTACAAGTTCATGAAGCCCGGTCTTGCGCGCACGTTGGTGCTGCTGGCGGTGCTGATCGTGGGGTTCTTCGTCTATCGCGCCATCTTTGACCCCTCGGTTGAGGCGGTCGAGGCGATCAACCCCGCGCTCGAAGGCAACCTTGGCGGCCTTGGCCTGCCGGTTCTGCTGGCCTGGCCCGCAGGCGGTCTGCTGGCCGCAGGTGCGGCCTGGCTGATCGGCAAGACGGCGCTGGGTCTGCGCTCGGACTACCTCGCGATTGCCACCCTCGGGATTGCGGAGATCATCATCTCGATCCTGAAAAACGAGGACTGGCTGTCGCGCGGTGTGAAGAACGTGGTCGGCCTGCCCCGCCCGGTGCCTTACGAGGTGGATCTGCAAAACGATCCCTCCTTCGTGGAGCGCGCGGCGAGTTTCGGCCTTGATCCGGTCGAAGGCTCCACGATCTTTGTGAAGCTGGGTTATTCCATCCTGTTCACCGTGGTGTTGCTGGCGCTCTTGTGGATGGCGCAGATGGCCCTGCGCAGTCCCTGGGGCCGCATGATGCGCGCCATTCGCGACAATGAGGTCGCCGCCGAAGCCATGGGCAAGGACGTGACCCGCCGCCATTTGCAGATCTTCGTTCTGGGCTCGGCGATCTGCGGTCTGGCCGGTGCGATGATGACCACGCTGGACAGCCAGCTTACGCCGGGCACCTATAACCCGTTGCGGTTTACCTTCCTGATCTGGGTGATGGTGATCGTGGGCGGATCCGGCAACAACTTTGGTGCGGTGCTGGGCGGGATGCTGATCTGGTTCTTCTGGATCAAGGTTGAACCCATGGGGATCGAGCTGATCAAGCTGCTGACGACCTTTATGGCCGATGACAACTGGCTGAAAGGCCACCTGATCGAGAACGCATCGCACATGCGGCTCTTCACGATGGGGTTGATCCTGCTTTTGGTGTTGAGGTTCAGCCCAAGGGGCCTGATACCTGAGAAGTAA
- a CDS encoding PQQ-dependent sugar dehydrogenase, with protein MAMRINCLALFLGLVLSFEVRAAEETGLESSQGRLIVNQMAEGFDIPWAFAFLPDGGVLVTEREGELYHLKDGRRTQIVGTPPVVARGQGGLMDVMVPRDFDQSREIFLTFSKKQGRGANTALARGVLNPSGDRLTEVKILFEAAEGGTGGRHFGSRVVEATDGTLLITVGDRGDRPSAQDLSSHQGKVLRINRDGTLPSDNPFASTPGAKPEIWSFGHRNPQGMAEDGRGRILVAEHGARGGDEINLIRKATNYGWPVISYGRHYSGAKIGEGTAKAGMAQPEWYWDPSIAPSGMIVYSGKMWRAWRGDLFVASLKFDMISRLSAAPVREVERLSNEVTGRIRDLQEASDGSIWFLSETEGALFRVSKGR; from the coding sequence ATGGCAATGCGAATAAACTGTTTGGCTCTCTTCTTGGGACTTGTGCTCTCCTTTGAGGTGCGGGCCGCTGAGGAAACCGGGCTTGAGAGCAGTCAGGGAAGACTGATCGTCAACCAGATGGCCGAGGGGTTCGATATACCCTGGGCGTTTGCCTTTTTGCCCGATGGCGGTGTTCTGGTTACGGAACGAGAGGGCGAGTTATACCATCTGAAGGACGGGCGGCGCACCCAGATTGTCGGCACGCCCCCTGTCGTTGCACGGGGGCAGGGCGGGCTGATGGATGTCATGGTCCCGCGCGATTTTGATCAGAGCCGCGAGATCTTTTTGACGTTCTCGAAAAAGCAGGGGCGCGGAGCCAATACCGCCTTGGCCCGCGGGGTGCTGAACCCGTCAGGCGACAGGCTGACCGAGGTCAAGATCCTGTTCGAGGCAGCAGAAGGTGGAACCGGCGGGCGGCATTTCGGCTCCCGTGTGGTTGAGGCCACAGATGGCACCCTGCTGATTACGGTCGGGGACCGCGGCGACCGGCCCAGCGCTCAGGATCTATCCTCTCATCAAGGTAAGGTTTTGCGCATCAACAGGGATGGAACACTTCCCAGCGACAATCCCTTTGCATCCACGCCCGGAGCGAAGCCAGAGATCTGGTCGTTCGGGCATCGCAATCCGCAAGGGATGGCTGAGGACGGGCGCGGCCGGATTCTGGTCGCTGAGCACGGCGCGCGCGGTGGGGATGAAATCAACCTGATCCGTAAAGCCACCAACTATGGCTGGCCGGTCATATCCTATGGGCGCCACTATTCCGGCGCCAAGATCGGCGAAGGCACGGCCAAGGCCGGAATGGCGCAGCCCGAATGGTACTGGGACCCATCAATCGCGCCCTCAGGCATGATTGTCTACTCCGGCAAGATGTGGCGCGCCTGGCGCGGAGACCTCTTTGTAGCCTCATTGAAGTTCGACATGATATCCCGGCTGTCAGCTGCGCCGGTGCGTGAAGTGGAACGCTTGAGCAACGAGGTAACAGGCCGCATTCGTGATCTACAGGAAGCTTCAGACGGCTCAATCTGGTTCCTGTCCGAAACCGAAGGAGCTCTGTTCCGCGTCTCGAAGGGCAGATAA
- a CDS encoding invasion associated locus B family protein, whose protein sequence is MIKSLTPIALATLLATTAPLAAQESEGSAAGAGESSADQMLDLGQPVDDGTPQIGDRYLKEEHGDWDLACIKTDTDTDPCSLLQILTDPNGNPMAEVSLFRIDQQGGQAVAGATVIVPLETLLPSALTISIDGAPGKRYNYSFCNQLGCVAQIGFTQGDIDAFKKGTEAIVSLRPAPAPDQLIEMKLSLKGFTAGYDVVDVVSQ, encoded by the coding sequence ATGATCAAGTCCCTGACCCCGATCGCTTTGGCGACGCTCCTTGCGACAACCGCGCCCTTGGCTGCACAGGAAAGCGAAGGTTCGGCCGCCGGGGCTGGCGAATCATCTGCGGATCAGATGCTCGACCTTGGCCAGCCGGTGGATGACGGAACGCCGCAAATCGGTGATCGCTACCTCAAGGAAGAACACGGTGACTGGGATTTGGCCTGCATCAAGACCGACACAGACACGGATCCCTGCTCCCTGTTGCAGATCCTAACAGATCCGAATGGCAACCCCATGGCTGAGGTTTCCTTGTTCCGGATCGATCAGCAAGGCGGTCAGGCTGTGGCAGGCGCAACCGTAATCGTTCCCTTGGAAACTCTGCTACCGTCTGCTTTGACGATCTCGATTGATGGCGCGCCGGGAAAACGTTACAACTATTCGTTCTGCAACCAGCTGGGCTGTGTCGCGCAGATTGGCTTCACCCAAGGCGACATTGACGCATTCAAGAAGGGCACAGAGGCTATCGTATCCCTGCGCCCTGCCCCGGCTCCAGATCAGCTGATCGAGATGAAACTGTCCCTAAAGGGCTTCACCGCCGGATATGACGTAGTGGATGTTGTCAGCCAGTAA
- a CDS encoding ABC transporter substrate-binding protein, protein MKKLMMATAAAALTAGTAFAGGHAKEVKLGVLLGFTGPIESLTAAMGSGAEMAMEEVTASGKLLDGASVTSIRADTGCIDNGLAVANGEKLIADGVNGIVGGDCSGVTGAILQNVAIPNGMVMISPSATSPGLTTMEDNDLFFRTSPSDAREGEVMADILMERGVKSIALTYTNNDYGKGLADAIKTSFEKVGGEVTIVAAHEDGKGDYSAEVASLASAGGDILVVAGYLDQGGLGIIQSALDSGAYDTFGLPGGMIGDSLPKNVGSDLDGSFGQIAGSDSKGAEVFAELAKAKGFDGTSAYAPESYDAAALFLLAMQAAGSMDPAEYGSKIMEVANAPGEPINPGELGKALEILAAGGDIDYQGATGVELIGPGESAGSYREIEVKDGANATVKFR, encoded by the coding sequence ATGAAAAAATTGATGATGGCCACTGCGGCCGCAGCATTGACAGCGGGCACTGCATTTGCCGGAGGTCACGCCAAGGAAGTCAAGCTTGGGGTCCTCCTGGGCTTCACCGGTCCGATTGAATCGCTGACCGCTGCCATGGGTTCCGGCGCAGAGATGGCGATGGAAGAAGTGACCGCATCCGGGAAGCTGCTGGACGGCGCTTCGGTAACCTCGATCCGTGCCGACACTGGCTGCATCGACAACGGTCTGGCGGTTGCCAACGGTGAAAAGCTGATCGCAGATGGCGTGAACGGCATCGTGGGTGGCGACTGCTCCGGCGTGACTGGCGCAATCCTGCAGAACGTCGCGATTCCGAATGGCATGGTGATGATCTCTCCCTCGGCCACCTCGCCGGGCCTGACCACCATGGAAGACAACGATCTGTTCTTCCGCACCTCGCCGTCGGACGCCCGTGAAGGCGAAGTCATGGCTGACATCCTGATGGAGCGCGGCGTCAAGTCCATCGCGCTGACCTACACCAACAACGACTACGGCAAGGGTCTGGCTGATGCCATCAAGACCTCTTTCGAAAAGGTCGGCGGTGAAGTGACCATCGTTGCCGCGCATGAAGACGGCAAGGGCGACTACTCTGCCGAGGTGGCCTCGCTGGCCTCCGCGGGCGGCGACATTCTGGTGGTCGCAGGTTATCTTGATCAGGGTGGTCTCGGTATCATCCAGTCAGCCCTCGACAGCGGCGCCTACGACACCTTCGGCCTGCCCGGCGGTATGATCGGTGACAGCCTGCCCAAGAACGTTGGTTCCGACCTCGATGGCTCCTTCGGCCAGATCGCAGGCTCCGACTCCAAGGGTGCTGAAGTCTTTGCAGAGCTCGCCAAGGCCAAAGGTTTCGATGGCACTTCGGCCTATGCGCCTGAATCCTACGACGCGGCAGCCCTGTTCCTGCTGGCCATGCAGGCTGCAGGTTCGATGGACCCGGCCGAATACGGCTCCAAGATCATGGAAGTCGCCAACGCACCCGGTGAGCCGATCAATCCCGGTGAACTTGGCAAGGCGCTGGAAATCCTCGCTGCCGGCGGCGACATTGACTATCAGGGCGCAACCGGCGTCGAGCTGATCGGCCCCGGTGAGAGCGCAGGCTCCTACCGTGAGATCGAAGTCAAGGACGGCGCGAACGCCACTGTGAAGTTCCGCTAA
- a CDS encoding GlxA family transcriptional regulator — translation MQIRRKRVELEQSPGPTKRFVFVLLEKFSMLSFASAVECLRIANRMSGRSLYSWVVHGEGGETVTCSAGTTFQLDGDLMDLQRDDTILLCGGLDVQDVTSKKLLAWLRREARKGAMVGGLCTGSYALAKAGLLDGKRATIHWENADSFAEEFEEVELTKSVFVVDGNRLSTAGGTSSIDMILKLIANDHGEELANAVADQLIYSSIRTDQDTQRLSIPTRIGVRHPKLSMVIQMMEANIEEPISPSILAQDVGMSTRQLERLFRRYLNRSPKRYYMELRLQKARNLLMQTDMSVINVALACGFASPSHFSKCYRAHYDTTPYRERGSKSVRVPPT, via the coding sequence ATGCAAATCCGACGCAAGCGTGTTGAACTCGAACAATCCCCCGGCCCGACCAAACGGTTTGTTTTTGTTTTGCTCGAGAAATTTTCAATGCTCTCCTTTGCTTCGGCGGTGGAGTGTTTGCGGATCGCAAACCGGATGAGTGGGCGCTCCTTGTACTCCTGGGTCGTGCATGGCGAAGGCGGTGAGACGGTAACCTGTTCTGCGGGCACGACGTTTCAACTTGATGGAGATCTGATGGATCTGCAAAGAGACGATACGATTCTGCTGTGCGGGGGGCTGGACGTGCAGGACGTGACCTCGAAGAAGCTGCTGGCGTGGCTGCGCCGCGAAGCACGCAAGGGCGCGATGGTGGGAGGGCTGTGTACCGGCTCCTATGCTCTGGCAAAGGCAGGGCTTCTGGATGGAAAACGGGCCACGATTCACTGGGAGAATGCGGACAGTTTTGCCGAAGAGTTCGAGGAAGTTGAGCTGACAAAATCGGTCTTTGTGGTCGATGGCAACCGGCTTTCGACTGCCGGGGGTACCTCTTCTATCGACATGATTCTGAAACTTATCGCCAATGATCATGGCGAGGAGCTGGCCAATGCGGTAGCAGATCAGTTGATCTACTCGTCGATCCGCACGGACCAGGACACGCAGCGCCTTTCGATTCCGACACGAATCGGCGTGCGGCACCCGAAGCTTTCCATGGTGATCCAGATGATGGAAGCCAACATCGAGGAGCCGATCAGCCCGTCGATTCTGGCGCAGGATGTGGGCATGTCCACCCGCCAGCTTGAACGCCTGTTCCGTCGCTATCTCAATCGTAGCCCGAAGCGGTACTACATGGAGTTGCGGCTGCAAAAGGCGCGGAACTTGCTGATGCAAACCGATATGAGCGTGATCAACGTTGCCCTTGCCTGCGGGTTCGCGTCGCCCTCGCATTTTTCCAAATGCTACCGCGCCCATTACGACACCACCCCATACCGCGAACGCGGTAGCAAATCGGTCCGTGTGCCGCCGACCTAA
- a CDS encoding ABC transporter ATP-binding protein yields the protein MIVVEDLHKHFGGFHAVDGASLEIAKGSITGLIGPNGAGKTTLFNVIAGVLEPTSGRVTMDGEDITGLPPHELFHKGLLRTFQIAHEFSSMTCRENLMMVPGNQSGESLWNTWFGRKRIADEERALRAKADEVLEFLTISHIADLKAGEVSGGQKKLLELGRTMMVDAKIVFLDEVGAGVNRTLLYTIADAIKRLNEERGYTFVVIEHDMEFIGRLCDPVICMAEGKKLAEGTLDEIKANEQVIEAYLGTGLKNKDKIGADA from the coding sequence ATGATCGTCGTCGAGGACTTGCACAAGCACTTCGGCGGGTTCCATGCGGTTGATGGCGCGTCGCTTGAAATCGCAAAGGGCTCCATAACCGGTTTGATCGGGCCAAATGGCGCGGGAAAAACCACTCTTTTCAACGTGATTGCGGGCGTTCTTGAACCTACCTCCGGGCGGGTCACCATGGATGGTGAGGATATCACCGGCCTGCCGCCCCATGAATTGTTCCACAAGGGATTGCTGCGCACCTTCCAGATCGCGCATGAGTTTTCCTCGATGACCTGCCGCGAGAACCTGATGATGGTTCCGGGCAACCAGTCGGGTGAGAGCCTGTGGAACACCTGGTTCGGCCGCAAACGCATCGCAGATGAGGAACGCGCCCTTCGTGCCAAGGCCGACGAGGTGCTGGAGTTCCTGACCATCAGCCATATCGCGGATCTGAAGGCGGGCGAAGTCTCGGGCGGGCAGAAGAAGCTGCTGGAACTGGGCCGCACCATGATGGTGGATGCCAAGATCGTCTTCCTCGACGAGGTTGGCGCCGGCGTGAACCGCACCCTGCTTTACACCATCGCCGATGCGATCAAGCGCCTGAACGAAGAGCGCGGCTATACCTTTGTCGTCATCGAACACGACATGGAGTTCATTGGCCGCCTCTGCGATCCGGTGATCTGCATGGCCGAGGGCAAGAAACTGGCCGAAGGCACCCTGGACGAGATCAAGGCCAACGAACAGGTGATCGAAGCCTACCTGGGCACCGGCCTGAAAAACAAAGACAAAATAGGGGCAGACGCATGA
- a CDS encoding branched-chain amino acid ABC transporter permease codes for MELLNALVAFTNFVGVPAIAYGSQLAIGALGVTLVYSVLRFSNFAHGDTMAFGTMVTILFTWWFQSMGISFGPLPTALLALPLGIAVTMLLVLITDRTVYSFYREQKAKPVVFVMVSLGVMFMMNGLVRFIIGPGDQRFSDGERFIIKARAFKKMTGLDEGLAIKTSQGITVVTAIVVVALLFWFLNKTRTGKSMRAYSDNEDLALLSGINPERVVMYTWLIVATLATIAGVLYGLDKSFKPFTYFQLLLPIFASAIVGGLGSPIGAIAGGFIIAFSEVMITYAWKKVATYVLPESMAPDGLVQLLSTDYKFAVSFAILIIVLLFKPTGIFKGKSV; via the coding sequence ATGGAACTCCTGAACGCCCTTGTGGCCTTTACCAACTTCGTTGGCGTGCCCGCCATCGCCTATGGCAGCCAGCTTGCCATCGGCGCGCTGGGGGTGACGCTGGTTTACTCCGTGCTGCGGTTCTCGAACTTTGCCCATGGCGATACCATGGCCTTCGGGACCATGGTGACGATCCTTTTCACCTGGTGGTTCCAGTCCATGGGCATCAGTTTTGGCCCTCTGCCGACCGCCCTTCTGGCCCTGCCGCTTGGCATTGCGGTGACGATGCTTTTGGTGCTGATCACCGACCGCACCGTCTATAGCTTTTATCGTGAGCAAAAGGCGAAGCCGGTGGTGTTCGTCATGGTCTCGCTTGGCGTGATGTTCATGATGAACGGCCTTGTCCGCTTCATCATCGGCCCCGGCGATCAGCGTTTCTCTGACGGTGAACGCTTCATCATCAAGGCGCGCGCCTTCAAGAAGATGACCGGTCTGGATGAAGGGCTGGCGATCAAGACCAGCCAGGGCATCACCGTGGTGACGGCCATTGTCGTGGTGGCGCTTTTGTTCTGGTTCCTGAACAAGACCCGCACCGGCAAGTCCATGCGCGCCTATTCCGATAACGAGGATCTGGCGCTTCTGTCCGGTATCAACCCGGAACGGGTGGTGATGTACACCTGGCTGATCGTCGCGACGCTGGCGACCATTGCCGGGGTTCTTTATGGGCTTGATAAGTCCTTCAAACCCTTTACCTATTTCCAGCTGCTCTTGCCGATCTTTGCCTCGGCCATCGTGGGTGGCCTTGGCAGCCCGATCGGGGCCATCGCGGGCGGGTTCATCATCGCCTTTTCCGAAGTCATGATCACCTACGCCTGGAAAAAGGTGGCGACCTATGTGCTGCCGGAAAGCATGGCACCTGACGGATTGGTCCAGCTTCTGAGCACGGATTACAAATTCGCGGTCTCCTTCGCGATCCTGATCATCGTCCTGTTGTTCAAACCCACGGGCATCTTCAAAGGAAAATCGGTATGA
- a CDS encoding helicase HerA-like domain-containing protein: protein MADKIFIGGGGADYGTQQGLALKYANRHGLVAGATGTGKTVTLQILAEGFSNAGVPVFLSDVKGDLSGLAKPGSQDHKLHDAFTSRAEKIGFADYSYHDTPITFWDLFGKQGHPVRTTVAEMGPLLLSRLLELSEAQEGILNIAFRLSDEEGLPLLDLKDLQSLLVWIGENRAGLSLRYGNISPASIGAIQRRLLVLENQGGTKLFGEPSLALSDLIRCDASGRGMVNILAADKLMAAPGLYATFLLWLLSELFEELPEVGDPDKPKLVFFFDEAHLLFDDAPKALVDKVEQVARLIRSKGVGVYFITQHPGDIPEDILGQLGNRIQHALRAFTARDRKNLKLAAETYRENPRFSTEDAIREVGVGEAVTSMLQKKGVPGVVERTLIRPPSSQLGPITAEERKAILAASDLAGKYDQPLDRRSAHEILAQRAENAAKEAEAAEEQAEAAASPMAREFNAARRYSGGRVSRSSARSYGKPRDTFGSALQEAVIKELKGTTGRRIVRGILGGLFKGR from the coding sequence ATGGCAGACAAAATATTCATCGGCGGCGGCGGAGCGGATTACGGTACTCAGCAGGGGCTCGCTCTGAAATATGCAAACCGTCACGGACTGGTTGCCGGTGCGACGGGCACCGGGAAAACCGTGACGCTTCAGATTCTAGCCGAAGGGTTCTCCAATGCGGGGGTTCCGGTCTTTCTGTCGGATGTGAAGGGGGATCTGTCCGGGTTGGCAAAACCCGGGTCACAAGACCACAAGCTTCATGATGCATTCACCTCCCGTGCCGAAAAAATCGGCTTTGCAGACTATTCCTACCACGACACGCCCATCACCTTTTGGGACCTTTTCGGAAAGCAAGGTCATCCGGTGCGCACTACGGTGGCCGAGATGGGGCCGCTTTTGCTGTCGCGGCTGCTGGAGCTGAGCGAAGCGCAAGAAGGGATCCTCAATATTGCCTTCCGCTTGTCGGATGAAGAGGGGCTGCCGCTGCTGGATCTGAAGGATCTGCAATCCCTGCTGGTCTGGATTGGTGAAAACCGCGCCGGGTTGTCCTTGCGCTATGGTAACATCTCTCCGGCCTCGATCGGGGCCATTCAAAGGCGGCTTCTGGTGCTGGAAAATCAGGGCGGAACGAAACTGTTCGGGGAACCCTCGCTGGCGCTTTCGGACCTCATACGCTGCGATGCATCGGGGCGCGGCATGGTCAATATTCTGGCGGCAGACAAGCTGATGGCCGCACCGGGGCTTTATGCGACCTTCCTTCTGTGGCTGCTCAGCGAGTTGTTCGAAGAACTGCCCGAGGTCGGCGATCCTGATAAACCCAAGCTGGTCTTCTTCTTCGATGAGGCGCATCTCCTGTTCGATGACGCCCCAAAGGCGTTGGTGGACAAGGTGGAACAGGTGGCGCGGCTGATCCGCTCCAAAGGAGTCGGCGTCTATTTCATCACCCAACATCCCGGAGACATCCCTGAGGATATCCTCGGCCAGCTTGGCAACCGCATCCAGCACGCGCTACGCGCCTTTACGGCGCGGGACCGCAAGAACCTGAAGCTGGCGGCGGAAACCTATCGCGAAAACCCTCGGTTCTCCACCGAAGACGCCATTCGCGAGGTTGGCGTCGGCGAGGCGGTCACATCGATGCTTCAGAAGAAGGGTGTGCCCGGCGTTGTGGAGCGGACCCTGATCCGTCCGCCATCCTCGCAGTTGGGGCCGATCACGGCGGAGGAACGCAAGGCCATTCTTGCGGCGTCGGATTTGGCTGGGAAATACGACCAACCGCTGGATCGACGCTCTGCCCATGAAATCCTGGCACAGCGCGCCGAAAACGCCGCAAAGGAGGCGGAGGCAGCGGAAGAGCAGGCCGAAGCCGCCGCCAGCCCCATGGCCCGCGAATTCAACGCGGCGCGGCGCTATTCCGGTGGACGGGTCAGCCGCTCCTCCGCGCGCAGTTATGGCAAACCCAGGGACACATTCGGATCGGCTCTGCAAGAGGCCGTCATCAAAGAGCTGAAAGGCACCACGGGCAGGCGCATCGTGCGCGGGATCCTGGGCGGGTTGTTCAAAGGACGCTGA